The genomic interval AGACACGGGGAACTGGCAGCTCGGGggacacatgtggcccttggtctaattttgtgcggccccccaaagtaaatgcagaaaatgactaaaggacagaaaaatacacaaaaaaccccacaaaataactccaaaaacgcacattatgacaataatgtgtcataTATCAAGTTATAGTGTGTAGTACAGCCGCTCCTTAAGCAATTTCCACCTGGGATTAATAAGGGAATCCTGATTCtgatcaaaacaacaacaaaaatacacacaaaaaaaaaacatcagggaAATCCAAAATGAGCGATAATTAAGCCAAATGtcagaataaaacacacaaacagccttTGTTCTTCTTGTATTAACGCTCAGATTAAACTTTCCTTTAAATGTTGGCTTGAGTGTAaaaaatgtggccctcgggtcaataaaatcacatttttgtggcccaaaCAGTTGATGACTGACAGATGTCAATAATTTTGTATTACATTCTGTAGATCAGCACATTATAAAGTCATTCTTATTCCTTCCTCTGATTAATGCAGTAAATTCAGTATGCTGCAAAAAGTGAAAACTTAACatgattaaatattttattaaggCAACGTATGCTGAGTTTTTGTGTAAGAGTATTTTACGTATTTCACAATCTAATTTTTATAcgtgttttaaagcattttgaTAGTTTAGCTTGTTTTAAGTTTTATATCAAGGCAGTGGGTGAAAATAGGGACAGGATGTGAAAAATACCAATGTTTGTACAAggcagggagaacatgcaaactctacacacaCAAGCAGAATCTTGGTTTGTGTTGATTGGTGAATATTAACTTTTTCTACCATGTAAATTTGACATTCAAAACCACTAACTACAcatttaatgtgcagaaaacatGAACAGAAGTTTGAAATACCTAGTAACTGTTGCTATGGACACGGGATGGCTATGAGAGAAGTCTGCACAGCAGACGTACGTCGATAACATATGACAAAAATATCAGGTTGAACACACCCGACTTGCAGTAATGCTGCTATTTATTCATGTcttttagataaaaaaaaaaattctttatgAACAGCATTTGGTGCtgataataaaatgtgttttccaaccacaataaataccaacactttattaataGTGATGAGTAAAGCGTCTCATTGATGTTTTACACACACAGGTTTTAAGCTCATTTCTACcaatttgtattttaataaaccCCTGACATTTTTAGTTATTGCCAACGGCTAATAATGACTCAGAACCCTGGGGAATCCTTAAGGTTATAGATTTTGATAGCTGTTGTCTTGGCAACAAGGGACCATTTCATTAACTCTAAACACAGGCAATAAAAGTGAAGATACCTCTATTTTTTCATCTCTACctctaaaaacaaaactttaataATCATCTCAGCATTCACTGTGTGTCCCTCTTAGCTCACCTCAGTCAacagaggagaacatgcaaactgcacaaCATGGCCCTTCTTGCTGTTTTCATCAGTTGTTGACAAGctgcttttctcacctcctctCTCACAGCAGTGCTTGTTCGTGgctgccctcttctgttcacaGATGGTACTGCACCTGTTTCTATTTCGATTTCTCCTTCTGTCCATCTTCCCACCATCACAGTGGTTCATATCTGAGAAACGATCCTCCTCCTTTCTATAAACACCACGCTCAGTCTGGTTCCTTCAACAGcactttttatttccatttctcTGCTTTTCTCTCCATCCAGTCACCAACAGGTGTGAGTGTTGTTAAATCAGAGAACGCTGAGCTACTGGAACATTACTGTACGACAGATCAACCTTAAACAATGTGAGAGACTGAGTTTTAAATGTAAGTAAGCATCCTAAAGGTAACCATAGCTTCCATGCAAACATGTAGTGTTTATCTAATGTTCACTTTCTATCAAAGATCTGAACCATCAACTGCCTGattcaaatacaaatacagtctAAATATTTATGTAAATTATTTGCCTATAATATAAACAATTtgatttggggggaaaaaaaagagaaaggaaGACATTGGAGAAAATCAGGAATCTTCTGCAAAGTAAACAAAGACAGGAATAAAGTGCgatagaaaaaaagagaaactaaaGCAGGTTTCTAAAACTAAAGGTTTCCCTCCACAGACACACGTTCAGCTTCTGTGTCACTAAAGACGTGCGTACGCGTGTCAGGAGGAGAGGCTGTGGTAAGTAAACTGTGTTCAATAAAGGGAGACGCTGGCACAACAGATAAAGGCCTAAACAGGGCTGGGACTCAGTTCATTGGGGTCTCCTGGGTGGGCATGTCCACAGACTGACTCAGCAGATTCTCAGCACCGGGAGGACCGTCCTCTTCTTCAAGGCTCGCAGAGGGATTCATCTTGGTCTGAAGCAGAGGGAGGAGAACATCACAGTttgcagggttctcgccagtaCTGTTGGGCGTAGCGGTCTATTACtgtgtgattttgatcccctacggtGGGATTCAACCAGCGTAGGGGGGCTCTTCtgtacttttttcctttttaatcaGTACAGTTATAGTAATAACTCTTTTTCATCtgcataaccgagaaacacatactgtatgtcagcTGCACCGTCTATTTAATGGCATGTTTCCATTAGCGGTATCGGCTCTTTACGGCCCTCGCTTTCGGGACCTGATACTGTTtttccattgagcaccaacctgacacgtgaaactgccagactccacggaccaccaacaaaaatcaatggtggccaaatgcttcctctcTGTGCGTGAGTTGATGACTACGATATGAAGACTCTCTGAACGCGCAATAaccgaggacccctgcagctacTTAGATGCCCCCaatgttgcctgtgtgcattATTAACAATATTACTGCGGGTCCCACATATTACCTCATTTCAATTTGAAAGGAGCgtctttgaataaaatgttatttcttgtttaTACAATGTCTAAGTATTTACTCACGCCAGTGGCGCTCGCTCGTACGAACCCTGGGTTGTGTTTAAAGTACAGTAGTGTGTTCTATTATCGTCTTACCTTCAGCGTGTCCAACGATTTGAATCCAGGAGCGTTCCTGTTCCAAGTGAAAAGGCAGAAAAGAATGATGGACAACAAGATGCAGACCAACAGTGTCTCACTTTGTCACGCACGGACAAAAACAAGGACGACGGACTAGCACATGCACATCAATCACCAGTAAATACAccaggaagagaagaagagctctggaCTGTTTGCTTTGTGACAGCAACACAGACGTTGTTTGAtagtgagaaataaaaacattactgCAGTCAATGAGTAGAAATCAGACTTGAAGATTATTTTGGTAGCCTAGCATAAAAGCAAAACTAGTTTTCTACAGTTTGGAAAGCAGTATTCTTCAACCTGTGCTGTGAATATTTGTGTATAAATGTCTCATCTTATTTAATCAgtccaaaaatgtgtttttgctgcaATTATCGCTGTTTACAAGTTCATAAAACAATCATGAGTATTCCAATAGATGGCAGTAGGCAGTATTTAATGTTGTTTAGGGTATGATTGTAAGTTCAAATAAAAACGTTCAGTTTTTCTTACacattcctaaaaaaaaacaaaattgtgtCAAATTCAAGATCCTGACCAttgttttaaaacttttaacACTGAACAAATAAACtatgtcagaaaaaaaattaaaacatcttAAGAATGTCACttgcaaatgcaaaaaaaaaaaattaggaaaaaaaaaaatgaatttaatgtATGCTAAATTTGGTTTCATAAATACATTCTTACATGAATGACATCCTGTGTATGGTCGATCATAATGCTGATGAGTAAGAAAATAACTGACTTACAAACGATGCCTTGCAGTGTAACCCGTAGTGTCTGGATTAATGTGTAGTTATTCATTCCTGTACTAAAATCTAACAGTTGGAGCGTTTTTGTGGATGGTCAGTAATGGGAGCccactgtgtgtttttatcagtGTTTACGACATGATTTCCGTTGGACTGGGGAAAGCTTGAAGAAACAGCCGTCTGGCAAAGGGAGATTATTGACGCTGAAGCGTCCCTGAAGGCTGATAAGGTGACATGAGTGTTAGCTTTATGTGTTTCTCACCAAACAAACTCAGAACCTGAGGATTCCATACACAGTACAAACTCCCTGATTGTACTTGAACAGAAGAACATTGTGtcgcttttctttttttcttacattgaTCACATTTACATCAGCGACTCAGATCTCCTTACCTCATGGCTGGCATGCTAGCAGAGTGTGGTAAAGAGTGATTGCTGTCCGACAGCATTATAGAAAAGAGAGGGGCCATTAGTGGTGACAGTGAGTGCTATACAGAAAGAGGAGATGCAGCACAATGACAGACATACTGTATGCAAAGAAAATTAGCGCACAAGCCCCGCAAATCCTACTTGATCCCGCTATGATCAATCGAGTGTTGTAACAGTGAGAATGTGCTAATCCTGCGTTTTATCTATGAAAAGTTCTCATCAAACAGGCACAAGTACGCACACCCAGCCCCTAATGATCCCATAACACCCCCACACTATGGACTCAGTTCATCTGGGGTCTAATAATCTTGTTTGCTGCTCAGTAATCCTGAGAGAAGGACAACGAAGAGCAAGAAGACAGATTAGGAGGTGGGGGGAAGAAACTGGATGAATCATTTGAAAAAGATCCATTCTGAAGACTTCACAGTAGAGGTGTGAgagtatttcaaaataaaagacagcgGGAGGATTTGATAATTCAGCCTTACTTACTTCACATCCTCAAACTTCCGAGTGATGACTGATCCCATATTGGCAAAGGCTGCAGAGGCCTTCAGACCTGCCTGAGACAGAGTCTCAGAAGTCCTCTTATAACTGAAAGGGACGAGAACATTCACAGAGATCTAGTCAGGCAGGAAGAGTGGATCAGGAAATAATGGTGTCTGAGCATGGCTGCGTGAGGATTAAATTATTAGCACGTACGCTAAGGTGCTGGTGACGTCCTGCCAGGTTTTAGTGAAGTTCTGTTTCAGCTCACGCAGAGGAGTCACGCCCAGCTTCCTCTTCAGGTCGGCCAGATGCTTCTCCTTGGTTTCCAGCACCTGGGTCAGAGTCTGGATCTCATCTTCAACctgaacacacaaacatgtcataaCCCACTCTTATCTGTCATATATGTATCAGCTGTTCTCAACTGAAACTGTACTGGtaactttgtttacattttgttagTCTGTTTAACTCTACTATTTACGCTTTTCATCAAACATCAACAGTCCTCGATTTTTCCAACTTGGAGTTAGAACAAATCCAATCAAGGTAAAGGAAATCGATGGGGAAAAAGGATAAACACATGAATATGAAACTGTATTGAGATTGAAATGCAAATGTTATCAGAAAAGTATCCTCCATGATTACTGCATTAACTCCTGACCTTTAATCTCCTACTCTCTACCAACCTTGGCCATCTCCTCTTGCAACTCCTGACACTCCTCCTCCGTGAGGTTGGAGGAACCAACGGATGTGACGGCGTCTTCTCCCATCTCAGGGACTGAGTCCTGATTCTCCTGGAAACCTGGGTGATAGAAAGTCAGCATGTGAGGTGTGCACCTGTTGGTTCCTCAGGATTGTATTGAGGAGAAGCCAAACATCACTACTTTGCCAACATTCACCTTGTGTTTGatactgttgaagcagtgcatTAATAACACGTGGTGTGTGTAGGATGTTGTTAGGCTGCACAGCTAACATTTATCTTctgttttaatcattttgctACTAATAggccacaaaacaacaactgaaCCTTTAAATATGCTTCAGAAATTCTTATTCCATTGGAACGTTTTAgaaatttgtggaaaaaaaacaacaactttattcttcaataataacaaatatattttacCTGGACAAATGATGTATATACTTCATTGTCATGTAAAAAATGAGAATAGCACGAGCTGAGCTAAAGTGGGTCGTATTTTAATAACAAAACAGGGTAAAACGAGTGGAGATCAGTCACTAATTATTTTGCACAGTAATGAGGCGTGTTTAGGAACAGGGAACGATATTTGGAGCTGACAAAGGCTTACAAAGACATAATTGTGGAGCAGACACTAAAAGTCAACATTTCCTTCTCAGAAGTACATTTGAGCTCtaaaaaaatcttgatttttGCGTCAAAAGACAGTAGTTTCCCTCagatatgaaatatattaaCTATTCTGTAAGGGATCGCTGCATGCAGCCATGCAAGTTCTTCTCCTCTGCTTCAGCTCATTTCCTCTTCACAGGCTGTCATGTGACCACCTGAACTGGTGAAtgtagaataatttaaaaagtgctgTAGTTTGCAGAGTTTCAAAGAACGTGCCAGACACCAACGAGGGATTAATTAACGTCTGCCTAACTATACAGCTGCTAGTGAGAAAAGGTAATATTGTTTGTAAAACACAGGTGAGTTGTTAAAgtttaaacaatatttaattgtgtattttttctattatgatttaaaactatttttaaaaatgacacttTGCTCAAAACTGCATAAAGCTGTTGAAACTGGTTGATACATCAGTATAAATGATTGCTGTGataatagggctgggcaatatatcgagattcaagatgtaccAAATTCTCTATTGAAAATGActatattgcctatatcgatatattttatatcacacatgctgttccttataggagaaaaatccaaaagtggcccatatttattttgcaactctttattaataaatgtgattatatgcCATTTTccttcagcaaatttaacccataattgtctttctggtaagactttatttgaattcaaattatcaagatttctatgtgactattttgagaaaaaatatcgagaaatgagttttggtccatatcgcctagCTATATGCTACAATCTGGGAAAAAGAAGTGTATTTACAATTAGCGGTTTGGAAAACCACCCTTTGCACATGTCATCATCATTATCTACCGTTAATAATGATCATTGGTCATTTCCAAGTTCAACGCACCAGTCCGACAATGCAATAGAAACTTCAAATCAACTTAAAACAAGGACCAATACTTACAATTTGTATGTACTGTTCttacaataaaatgtgtaaatagtAACCACATACACTGTTTATTCAGTGTGGACATATCTGGCCCTACAAAGTATAAAATCTTATAATTTGGTCATttagagaaataaaaaacatcagCAAGAAGGTTTTGTCATAATTACCACTTAACTCCTCCCCCTCCAATTGCGCTCACCCAAATCGCCCCCATTCCAATGGACTAACGCCTTGTTTCATCCAGtgcaaacacacaatcacagcTCCTCCTCTGTTCCATGTGATTACCTCGGGGTCTGACAGCTGGGGAGCTGGGTGGGGTGTCGCTGTAGGCTGGGGACAGGAAAAGGTAGCTGGCGTTCACTCCTTGCTCAAAGTCAAATGGAGAA from Gouania willdenowi chromosome 11, fGouWil2.1, whole genome shotgun sequence carries:
- the tpd52 gene encoding tumor protein D52 isoform X2, whose protein sequence is MEDAQRGFQENQDSVPEMGEDAVTSVGSSNLTEEECQELQEEMAKVEDEIQTLTQVLETKEKHLADLKRKLGVTPLRELKQNFTKTWQDVTSTLAYKRTSETLSQAGLKASAAFANMGSVITRKFEDVKNAPGFKSLDTLKTKMNPSASLEEEDGPPGAENLLSQSVDMPTQETPMN
- the tpd52 gene encoding tumor protein D52 isoform X1, giving the protein MEDAQRGFQENQDSVPEMGEDAVTSVGSSNLTEEECQELQEEMAKVEDEIQTLTQVLETKEKHLADLKRKLGVTPLRELKQNFTKTWQDVTSTLAYKRTSETLSQAGLKASAAFANMGSVITRKFEDVNNHSLPHSASMPAMRNAPGFKSLDTLKTKMNPSASLEEEDGPPGAENLLSQSVDMPTQETPMN
- the tpd52 gene encoding tumor protein D52 isoform X3; the encoded protein is MEDAQRGFQENQDSVPEMGEDAVTSVGSSNLTEEECQELQEEMAKVEDEIQTLTQVLETKEKHLADLKRKLGVTPLRELKQNFTKTWQDVTSTLAYKRTSETLSQAGLKASAAFANMGSVITRKFEDVK
- the tpd52 gene encoding tumor protein D52 isoform X4, translated to MEPLEEYHSPFDFEQGVNASYLFLSPAYSDTPPSSPALLFCGLLNQDSVPEMGEDAVTSVGSSNLTEEECQELQEEMAKVEDEIQTLTQVLETKEKHLADLKRKLGVTPLRELKQNFTKTWQDVTSTLAYKRTSETLSQAGLKASAAFANMGSVITRKFEDVK